Proteins encoded together in one Buchnera aphidicola (Takecallis taiwana) window:
- the rpsF gene encoding 30S ribosomal protein S6: MRHYEIVLMIHPDQTSEQLINIIHDYKKFIMKNSGLIHRFEDWGRRQLAYSINKVRKAYYILMNIELSPNIIKKLQEKCRFDDCVIRNLILNLKSKIDVISPMLKLKDEKPALK, from the coding sequence ATGCGTCATTATGAAATTGTACTTATGATACATCCTGATCAAACATCAGAACAGTTAATTAATATTATTCATGACTATAAAAAATTTATTATGAAAAATAGTGGTTTAATTCATCGTTTTGAGGATTGGGGTAGACGTCAACTTGCGTATTCTATTAATAAAGTAAGAAAAGCATATTATATTTTAATGAATATTGAATTATCACCAAATATTATTAAAAAATTGCAAGAAAAGTGTCGTTTTGATGATTGTGTTATCCGAAATTTAATTTTAAATTTAAAAAGTAAAATTGATGTTATATCACCTATGTTAAAATTAAAAGATGAAAAACCAGCATTAAAATAA
- a CDS encoding adenylosuccinate synthase, whose translation MKQNIVILGMQWGDEGKGKIVDVLTRTANYVVRYHGGHNAGHTLVVNNKKIILHLVPSGILHNHVICLLGNGVVISPQGLIDEINMLSGLGISLDGRLFISHHCPLILSYHIKMDILREHLLDTQCIGTTKKGIGPAYEDKVSRFGLQVRDLYKESVLREKLKRIVDYYNFQFVHYYKSTPVNYDTILEELLLSKKVFKNRTKDIALLLQKAEYENKKIIFEGAQGALLDLDHGTFPYVTSSNSTIGGIFTGSGARLQQVHFILGIVKAYCTRVGSGPFPTELTDLTDDYFVKVGKEFGSTTGRRRRTGWLDLVLLKRMVILNSISSLCLTKLDVLDGLSEIKVCIAYKNLHTDQVIKNPFSCLNWDEFKPVYHILTGWNKSIKGITIFSQLPFLAQQYISYIEHYIGHGVSIDMISTGPDRLDTIIVRDTFNIEYI comes from the coding sequence ATGAAACAAAATATTGTTATATTAGGTATGCAATGGGGCGATGAAGGTAAGGGTAAAATTGTAGATGTGCTAACACGTACAGCAAATTATGTAGTTCGATATCATGGCGGGCATAATGCTGGACATACTTTGGTTGTAAATAATAAAAAAATTATTTTACATTTAGTCCCATCAGGTATTTTACATAATCATGTTATTTGTTTATTAGGTAATGGTGTAGTAATTTCACCTCAAGGTTTAATTGATGAGATCAATATGTTATCTGGTTTAGGTATTTCATTGGATGGCCGTTTGTTCATATCACATCATTGTCCCTTAATTTTATCATATCATATAAAAATGGATATTCTGAGAGAACATTTATTGGATACACAATGTATAGGTACGACGAAAAAAGGTATTGGACCTGCTTATGAGGATAAGGTATCACGTTTTGGTTTACAAGTACGTGATTTATATAAAGAATCTGTTTTACGAGAAAAATTGAAACGTATTGTTGATTATTATAATTTTCAGTTTGTTCATTATTATAAATCTACTCCAGTTAATTATGATACTATATTGGAAGAATTGTTATTGTCAAAAAAAGTTTTTAAAAACAGAACGAAAGATATAGCATTATTATTACAAAAAGCAGAATATGAGAATAAAAAAATTATCTTTGAAGGTGCACAAGGTGCGTTATTAGATTTAGATCATGGAACATTTCCATATGTTACGTCTTCTAATAGTACGATTGGTGGTATTTTCACCGGATCTGGTGCACGTTTACAGCAAGTACATTTTATATTGGGTATTGTTAAAGCATATTGTACACGAGTAGGTTCTGGGCCTTTTCCTACCGAATTAACGGATCTAACAGATGATTATTTTGTTAAGGTCGGCAAAGAATTTGGTTCTACAACTGGACGTAGACGAAGAACCGGTTGGTTAGATTTAGTATTACTTAAAAGAATGGTGATTTTAAATTCAATTTCTTCTTTGTGCTTGACAAAATTAGATGTTTTAGATGGATTATCAGAAATAAAAGTTTGTATTGCATATAAAAATTTGCATACGGATCAAGTTATTAAGAATCCATTTTCGTGTTTAAATTGGGATGAATTTAAGCCAGTTTATCATATTTTAACCGGTTGGAATAAGTCTATTAAGGGAATAACTATATTTTCACAATTACCGTTCTTGGCGCAACAATATATTTCTTATATCGAACATTATATCGGGCATGGAGTATCTATTGATATGATTTCTACTGGTCCGGATCGATTAGATACAATTATAGTACGTGATACATTTAATATAGAATATATATAA
- a CDS encoding aminodeoxychorismate/anthranilate synthase component II: MSKDILLIDNFDSFTYNIVDQLRVNGYAVIIYRNTVSLNIILSTLSKLKKPIVLLSPGPGKPKHAGCILQLLHVIIGKIPIIGICLGHQAIVEYYGGTVEYSGLIVHGKTSYIYHDQKAMFFNLPNPFLVARYHSLVCKNIPKNLVINAFLNDMVMAVRNDQDKVCSFQFHPESILTTYGTKLLNNTLNWIVNS; encoded by the coding sequence ATGTCTAAAGATATTCTGTTAATAGATAATTTTGATTCTTTTACATATAATATTGTTGATCAGTTAAGGGTCAACGGGTATGCTGTTATTATTTATCGTAATACTGTTTCATTAAATATTATTTTATCAACTTTATCTAAATTAAAAAAACCTATTGTTTTATTATCCCCTGGCCCGGGAAAACCTAAACATGCTGGATGTATATTACAATTATTACATGTAATAATAGGCAAAATTCCCATTATTGGTATTTGTTTAGGCCATCAAGCTATTGTAGAATATTATGGAGGTACTGTAGAATACTCAGGTTTAATTGTGCACGGTAAAACATCTTACATATATCATGATCAAAAAGCTATGTTTTTTAATTTACCTAATCCATTTTTAGTAGCACGATATCATTCTTTAGTATGTAAAAATATTCCAAAAAATTTAGTTATTAATGCTTTTTTAAATGATATGGTAATGGCAGTGAGAAACGATCAAGATAAAGTGTGCAGTTTCCAATTTCACCCGGAATCTATTTTAACAACATACGGTACTAAATTATTAAATAATACATTAAATTGGATAGTAAATTCATGA
- a CDS encoding anthranilate synthase component 1, translating to MNQHNIQCKFKNIQIDAPYRSNPAATFYEICGDKKSTLLLESAEINKKYQLKSMMIIDAAVRITAYDQVVILDALTKNGTSILYHLCNIIPKMVKISFYKNQLKLIFTRHTLDLDEDIKLRALSVFDTFRFIMQSIQVDQKDLDSFFFGGLFSYDLVNTFEVLPEIHSVQKCPDFCFYLSEILLTIDHLKQKSILYGSIFNSDVCEQKRITRRLLNIRKKLKNTPINIPDYKIPNPKIEINFSDLEYQKIVNKMKVYIRKGEIFQVVPSRQFSLLCPYPLSAYHALKLNNPSPYMFFMQDMDFTLFGASPESALKYNPINRRIEIYPIAGTRSRGFDEFGNFDLDLDSRIELEMRTNHKELSEHLMLVDLARNDLAKICVPGTRYVSQLTKVDRYSHVMHLVSKVVGTLKGDLDALHAYSACMNMGTLTGAPKIRAMQLIYEVEKKKRGSYGGAIGYFTASGILDTCIIIRSAYVENNIAVIQAGAGIVLDSIPIDETNESRNKAQVVLNSIIQSNYEKDVL from the coding sequence ATGAATCAGCATAATATACAATGTAAATTTAAAAATATTCAAATTGATGCTCCCTATAGAAGTAATCCAGCAGCAACTTTTTATGAAATTTGTGGTGATAAAAAATCGACTTTATTGTTGGAATCTGCAGAAATAAACAAAAAATATCAATTAAAAAGCATGATGATTATTGATGCAGCAGTACGTATTACTGCTTACGATCAAGTTGTAATTCTTGATGCTTTAACTAAAAATGGTACAAGTATATTATATCATCTTTGTAACATTATTCCTAAAATGGTAAAGATTAGTTTTTATAAAAATCAACTAAAGTTAATTTTTACGCGTCATACATTGGATTTAGATGAAGATATTAAATTACGTGCATTATCGGTATTTGATACTTTTCGATTTATTATGCAATCAATTCAAGTAGATCAGAAAGATCTAGATTCATTTTTTTTTGGCGGATTATTTTCATATGATTTAGTTAATACGTTTGAAGTATTACCAGAAATACATAGTGTGCAAAAATGCCCGGATTTTTGCTTTTATTTATCAGAAATATTATTAACTATTGATCATTTAAAGCAAAAAAGTATACTTTATGGAAGTATATTTAATTCTGATGTTTGTGAACAAAAACGTATTACTCGTAGATTACTTAATATTCGTAAAAAATTAAAAAATACACCTATTAATATACCCGATTATAAAATCCCTAATCCAAAAATTGAAATAAATTTTAGTGATTTAGAATATCAAAAAATTGTTAATAAAATGAAAGTATACATACGAAAAGGTGAAATTTTTCAAGTAGTTCCGTCAAGACAGTTTTCATTATTATGTCCATATCCTTTATCTGCATATCATGCATTAAAATTAAATAATCCTAGTCCGTATATGTTTTTTATGCAGGATATGGATTTTACATTATTTGGCGCGTCTCCTGAAAGTGCATTGAAGTATAATCCAATAAATCGTAGGATTGAAATTTATCCTATTGCGGGAACTAGGTCAAGAGGTTTTGATGAATTTGGAAATTTTGATCTTGATCTTGATAGTAGAATTGAATTAGAAATGCGTACTAATCATAAAGAATTATCAGAACATTTAATGTTGGTAGATTTAGCTAGAAATGATTTAGCAAAAATTTGTGTACCAGGCACTAGATATGTTTCACAACTTACAAAAGTTGATCGATATTCTCATGTTATGCATTTAGTTTCAAAGGTTGTTGGTACACTAAAAGGCGATTTAGATGCATTGCATGCGTATTCTGCTTGTATGAATATGGGTACATTGACTGGAGCACCAAAAATTCGCGCTATGCAATTAATTTATGAAGTAGAAAAAAAAAAACGTGGTAGTTATGGTGGTGCTATTGGTTATTTTACAGCATCAGGTATATTAGATACCTGTATTATTATTAGATCGGCATATGTAGAAAATAATATTGCTGTAATACAGGCGGGAGCAGGTATAGTTTTAGATTCGATTCCTATAGATGAGACTAATGAAAGTCGTAATAAAGCGCAAGTTGTATTAAATTCGATTATTCAATCAAATTATGAAAAGGATGTATTGTAG
- the miaA gene encoding tRNA (adenosine(37)-N6)-dimethylallyltransferase MiaA has translation MSNLNKKFVIFLMGPTASGKSTLAMSLRKYLPIELISVDSALIYKNMDIGTAKPSSIELLQHPHRLINLVDPGDLYSVSDFRRDAMQAIEEIFYMNRIPLLVGGTMLYYHILLHGISVLPTANIELRDRLLYYHKISSKNFLHEYLSLVDIDSANIIHPNDIYRLIRALEVYLMTGNKMSILKQKISNSFPYKVIQFALLPKRKYLYAQIKKRFYNMLHQGLEYEVRKLFYRGDLKITSPAIKCIGYRHMWLYFLSKISYSDMIDRAIIATHQFSKKQITWLKNWNNLHILSDHDLYVSRFKILNLIYLNHYNDL, from the coding sequence ATGAGTAATTTGAATAAAAAATTTGTTATTTTTTTAATGGGTCCCACAGCATCTGGTAAATCAACTTTAGCTATGAGTTTGCGTAAATATCTTCCAATAGAATTAATTAGTGTTGATTCAGCTTTAATTTATAAAAATATGGATATTGGAACTGCTAAACCAAGTAGTATAGAATTATTACAACATCCACATCGGTTAATTAATTTGGTAGATCCGGGTGATTTATATTCTGTTTCTGATTTTCGTCGTGATGCTATGCAAGCTATTGAAGAAATTTTTTATATGAATAGAATTCCATTATTAGTGGGTGGAACTATGTTATATTATCATATTTTATTGCATGGTATATCGGTATTACCTACAGCGAATATAGAATTGCGAGATCGGTTGTTATATTATCATAAAATTAGTAGTAAAAATTTTTTACATGAATATTTATCGTTAGTAGATATTGACTCTGCTAATATAATTCATCCAAATGATATTTATAGACTCATACGAGCGTTAGAAGTGTATTTAATGACCGGTAATAAAATGAGTATATTAAAACAAAAAATATCTAATAGTTTTCCATATAAAGTAATACAATTTGCTTTACTACCAAAAAGAAAATATTTATATGCTCAGATTAAGAAGCGTTTTTATAATATGTTACATCAAGGTTTAGAATATGAAGTACGTAAATTATTTTATAGAGGTGATTTAAAGATAACATCACCTGCGATAAAGTGTATTGGTTATCGTCATATGTGGTTATATTTCTTAAGTAAAATTAGTTATAGTGATATGATTGATCGTGCAATTATTGCAACACATCAATTTTCAAAAAAACAAATTACGTGGTTAAAAAATTGGAATAATTTACATATTTTATCTGATCATGATTTATATGTATCAAGATTCAAAATATTAAATTTAATATATTTAAATCATTATAATGATTTATAA